In the genome of Thermoplasmata archaeon, one region contains:
- a CDS encoding DUF1638 domain-containing protein, giving the protein MAKGVLGIIICPMLDDNLVYSLNKDPEEKDIVLADSGNQGPIARKLERFGIPYRTSSWDDIISGKTALDRNRYSVLVYALNLGLHARPDVLRDRVESLSKQMQPVVDAIGFYLGSCGNEKWDIPAWCSSMGFKPSATFRDPQRNPCPDCVGVNIAGGPKYQDLLKRYPKHIYVFPAFAVNKDEFNEANRMGSEEALGGLDEEMLKELGIEPGPNAYERWLLKSGGYEHYLRIDTGLGDRDEFEAALKELQRTSGLKERVPDENWGSLQPTDDLYSECKSFLG; this is encoded by the coding sequence ATGGCAAAAGGAGTCCTTGGGATCATCATATGCCCGATGCTGGATGACAATCTCGTCTATAGTCTCAACAAGGATCCGGAGGAGAAGGACATCGTCCTTGCCGACTCTGGGAATCAGGGCCCTATCGCCAGGAAGTTGGAGAGGTTCGGAATTCCCTACCGCACATCCAGTTGGGATGACATAATTTCAGGGAAAACCGCACTCGATCGGAACAGATATTCTGTATTAGTGTACGCATTGAATCTCGGGCTCCATGCAAGACCCGATGTACTGAGGGACAGAGTGGAGAGTCTCTCCAAGCAGATGCAGCCTGTCGTGGACGCCATAGGTTTCTACCTCGGGTCGTGCGGGAATGAAAAATGGGACATTCCTGCATGGTGCAGTAGCATGGGATTCAAACCGTCCGCAACATTCCGCGACCCGCAGAGGAACCCTTGTCCCGACTGTGTAGGCGTCAACATCGCCGGGGGCCCGAAATATCAGGATCTGTTGAAAAGGTATCCTAAGCACATCTATGTCTTCCCTGCATTCGCAGTGAACAAGGATGAATTCAATGAAGCCAACCGCATGGGGTCCGAAGAAGCCTTGGGCGGTCTGGACGAGGAGATGTTGAAGGAACTGGGAATAGAGCCGGGACCTAACGCCTATGAAAGATGGCTGTTAAAGTCCGGGGGCTACGAACATTATCTCAGGATTGATACCGGTCTCGGGGACAGGGATGAATTCGAAGCCGCCCTTAAGGAGTTGCAGAGGACCTCTGGACTGAAGGAAAGGGTTCCCGATGAGAATTGGGGAAGCCTTCAGCCTACCGACGA